In Longimicrobiaceae bacterium, a genomic segment contains:
- a CDS encoding RagB/SusD family nutrient uptake outer membrane protein encodes MKRFAALALVLGVALASSACDDSFLTTVPPDQLSDEVFWTQEKDAILSVNALYPLLFGYEVTEFDAASDNAWAHKSFDDWYLIGNGTLDAANGTVENIFNQSYQAIRRANELLANIDRIPEMNEQLRDRIKGEARFHRAYHYMMLANLFGDVPLVLEPISIPESQELTRTPRAQVIDQVLADLDFAASVLPVSYPESERGRVTRGAAYALKARAALWESRWDVAAAAAAEVMKPEYGYELYPDYTNLFRYAGEDNPEIILAERYMKGQRSHGVFADYAPRSMLGGSTIVPLRSLVDSYTMIDGLPIDESPLYDPENPYENRDLRMYGTLLYPGAIFDGEVYNSLPDSPTPDRVKNDFNATATGYQQIKYVDPADREDPNNSGLDFIILRYADVLLMYAEAKVELNQIDQSVYDALNLVRDRAGLPPITGSHSQAELREIVRHERRVELALEGLRLFDIRRWRIAEQVMPGRSYGIDYINSEGEVETILADNRFFDPARDYLWPIPLKELDLNPDLGQNPGY; translated from the coding sequence ATGAAACGCTTTGCAGCTTTGGCACTCGTGCTCGGGGTGGCGCTGGCGTCATCCGCCTGCGACGACTCCTTCCTGACGACGGTGCCACCGGACCAGCTCTCCGACGAGGTCTTCTGGACCCAGGAGAAGGACGCCATTCTCAGCGTCAACGCGCTGTACCCGCTCCTCTTCGGCTACGAGGTGACGGAGTTCGATGCCGCCTCGGACAACGCCTGGGCGCACAAGTCGTTCGACGACTGGTACCTGATCGGCAACGGTACTCTGGACGCGGCGAACGGCACGGTCGAGAACATCTTCAACCAATCGTACCAGGCGATCCGGCGAGCGAACGAGCTGCTCGCCAACATCGACCGGATTCCGGAAATGAACGAGCAGCTCCGCGACCGCATCAAGGGTGAGGCGCGCTTCCACCGCGCGTACCACTACATGATGCTGGCGAACCTGTTTGGAGACGTGCCGCTCGTCCTGGAGCCGATCTCGATCCCGGAAAGCCAGGAGCTCACCCGGACCCCGCGCGCGCAGGTCATCGACCAGGTGCTGGCGGATCTGGACTTCGCCGCCAGCGTCCTCCCGGTCAGCTACCCGGAGTCGGAGCGGGGGCGGGTGACGCGCGGGGCGGCGTACGCACTGAAGGCGCGCGCGGCGCTGTGGGAATCCCGCTGGGACGTTGCGGCGGCGGCAGCGGCGGAGGTGATGAAGCCGGAATACGGCTACGAGCTGTACCCCGACTACACCAACCTCTTCCGCTACGCCGGCGAGGATAACCCGGAGATCATCCTGGCCGAGCGCTACATGAAGGGCCAGCGAAGCCACGGAGTCTTCGCCGACTATGCTCCGCGCTCGATGCTGGGTGGCAGCACCATCGTGCCGCTCCGCTCGCTGGTGGACTCGTACACCATGATCGACGGCCTGCCGATCGATGAGTCTCCGCTGTACGACCCGGAGAACCCGTACGAGAACCGCGACCTGCGGATGTACGGCACTCTGCTCTACCCGGGCGCCATCTTCGATGGTGAGGTCTACAACTCCCTGCCCGACAGCCCCACGCCGGACCGGGTGAAGAACGACTTCAACGCCACCGCCACGGGCTATCAGCAGATCAAATACGTCGATCCGGCGGACCGCGAGGATCCGAACAACAGCGGGCTCGACTTCATCATCCTGCGCTACGCCGACGTGCTGCTGATGTACGCGGAGGCGAAGGTCGAGCTGAATCAGATCGACCAGTCGGTCTACGACGCGCTCAACCTGGTGCGCGATCGGGCCGGCCTGCCGCCCATCACAGGCAGCCACTCGCAGGCCGAGCTGCGGGAGATCGTCCGGCACGAGCGTCGCGTCGAGCTGGCGCTCGAGGGGCTGCGCCTCTTCGACATCCGCCGCTGGCGGATCGCCGAGCAGGTCATGCCGGGTCGCAGCTACGGCATCGACTACATCAACTCCGAGGGCGAGGTCGAGACCATCCTCGCGGACAACCGGTTCTTCGACCCGGCCCGGGATTACCTGTGGCCGATCCCGCTCAAGGAGCTCGACCTGAACC